Proteins from one Amycolatopsis benzoatilytica AK 16/65 genomic window:
- a CDS encoding NADP-dependent oxidoreductase, whose amino-acid sequence MSRAVVFEKFGGPEELELREVPEPHAGAGQVRVRVAAAGLNPMDWGLLSRPGAAAMFGLALPSGFGYDFAGVVDEIGDGVTKYAVGDRVHGGALGRAVADFVVLGENPGAAEALWRTPDGVDDETAAVLPVAGMTAAAVLSAVDLAAGDTVLVGAAAGGVGVFAVQLAKLAGARVLGTASPGTFEFLRELGAEPVEYGPGLADRVRAQGITAAIDLFGAETAEAAVAVGVPPKRIASIVAGTKLPDGVRSTGGADAPEGSMKRIHDALVAGDLVVPIAATFPVEQIRDAVSVLAGRHVHGKVVVLL is encoded by the coding sequence ATGAGCAGAGCAGTCGTCTTCGAGAAGTTCGGCGGCCCCGAAGAGCTGGAGCTGCGCGAAGTGCCGGAACCGCACGCGGGTGCCGGGCAGGTGCGGGTCCGGGTCGCTGCCGCCGGGCTGAACCCGATGGACTGGGGCCTGCTCAGCCGGCCGGGCGCGGCGGCGATGTTCGGCCTCGCCCTGCCGTCCGGTTTCGGCTACGACTTCGCCGGAGTGGTCGACGAGATCGGCGACGGCGTCACGAAGTACGCGGTCGGCGATCGCGTCCACGGCGGCGCGTTGGGTCGGGCGGTCGCCGATTTCGTGGTGCTCGGCGAAAACCCTGGCGCGGCGGAGGCGTTGTGGCGCACGCCGGACGGCGTCGATGACGAGACGGCCGCCGTGCTGCCGGTCGCCGGGATGACGGCGGCGGCCGTGTTGTCGGCGGTCGACCTGGCGGCAGGCGACACCGTCCTCGTCGGGGCCGCGGCCGGCGGCGTCGGGGTTTTCGCCGTGCAGCTGGCAAAACTCGCCGGCGCCCGCGTGCTCGGGACGGCATCGCCGGGCACCTTCGAGTTCCTGCGCGAACTGGGCGCCGAACCGGTCGAATACGGCCCCGGGCTGGCCGATCGGGTGCGCGCGCAGGGGATCACCGCGGCGATCGACCTGTTCGGCGCGGAGACGGCGGAAGCCGCAGTTGCGGTGGGCGTGCCGCCGAAGCGGATCGCTTCGATCGTCGCGGGCACGAAGCTGCCGGACGGCGTGCGCTCGACCGGCGGCGCGGACGCACCCGAAGGCAGCATGAAGCGGATTCATGACGCGCTCGTCGCCGGCGACCTCGTCGTGCCGATCGCCGCGACGTTCCCCGTCGAGCAGATCCGCGACGCGGTTTCGGTGCTCGCCGGACGGCACGTGCACGGCAAGGTCGTCGTTCTGCTGTGA
- a CDS encoding TetR/AcrR family transcriptional regulator, whose translation MARWQPDARLRLVAAALDLFAERGYENTTVIEIAERAGLTKSTFFRHFRDKREVLFGTGAMAGLLSDGIAAAPESATPLEAVGHAMDKVGQEAFTPQHREFGARRRAVIDANPELREREALKGLSLIATVAEALQKRGVPELTARVAAELGALAMKIAHERWLGLAEEASFGEVARQVLAELREITASC comes from the coding sequence ATGGCCCGCTGGCAACCCGACGCCCGGCTGCGACTCGTCGCCGCCGCGCTCGACCTGTTCGCCGAACGCGGCTACGAGAACACGACGGTGATCGAGATCGCCGAGCGTGCCGGGCTGACCAAAAGCACGTTTTTCCGGCACTTCCGCGACAAGCGGGAAGTGCTGTTCGGAACCGGCGCGATGGCCGGGCTGCTGTCCGACGGGATCGCCGCCGCCCCGGAATCGGCGACCCCGCTGGAGGCTGTCGGGCACGCGATGGACAAGGTCGGCCAGGAAGCCTTCACGCCCCAGCACCGAGAATTCGGCGCTCGCCGGCGGGCAGTCATCGACGCCAATCCGGAACTGCGGGAACGGGAAGCGTTGAAGGGCCTCAGCCTCATCGCGACCGTGGCGGAAGCGCTTCAGAAACGCGGGGTTCCCGAACTGACCGCACGGGTGGCGGCGGAACTCGGCGCGCTGGCGATGAAGATCGCGCACGAACGCTGGCTGGGCCTCGCGGAGGAGGCTTCGTTCGGCGAAGTCGCCCGGCAGGTGCTCGCGGAACTGCGGGAGATCACCGCCAGCTGCTGA
- a CDS encoding MarR family winged helix-turn-helix transcriptional regulator codes for MVSSSRDAVDDLVDAVRRGGGDETVLGAKSLAYRLRRVAHQLEVAMRRELAAHGIELWELEMLAALKRAPEHRLTAGQVMELVELTSGSVTHRITRLEARGWVRRDKDPADRRSVLVSLTPEGEQQALASFALKTEIERGITAVLDPETIDLVNDALRQVSHHLKGRDDE; via the coding sequence GTGGTCTCTTCATCCCGGGACGCGGTCGACGACCTGGTGGACGCCGTCCGGCGCGGCGGCGGCGACGAAACCGTGCTGGGCGCGAAATCGCTGGCCTACCGGTTGCGGCGGGTCGCGCACCAGCTGGAAGTGGCGATGCGCCGCGAGCTGGCCGCGCACGGCATCGAGCTGTGGGAGCTGGAGATGCTCGCCGCGCTCAAGCGCGCACCGGAGCACCGGCTGACCGCCGGGCAGGTGATGGAACTGGTGGAACTGACCTCCGGCTCGGTGACCCACCGGATCACCCGGCTGGAGGCGCGCGGCTGGGTCCGTCGCGACAAGGACCCGGCCGACCGGCGCTCGGTGCTCGTCTCGCTGACCCCGGAAGGCGAGCAGCAGGCGCTCGCTTCCTTCGCGCTCAAGACCGAGATCGAACGGGGGATCACGGCCGTGCTGGATCCGGAAACCATCGACCTGGTCAATGACGCGCTGCGCCAGGTGTCGCACCACCTCAAGGGAAGGGACGACGAGTGA
- a CDS encoding FAD-dependent monooxygenase, whose amino-acid sequence MEIEVAVIGAGPVGMAAAAFLHRAGVAVRVFEANPDRVRHSRATTVHPRTLEVLDALPAADGSLAERMVAEGNPVPAAHFATLPNRLSYAGLDTSFPFVLMLPQSVTERLLAGYLAEQGVPVESGWRLAGLAQDEDGVTLLSETGDARRARYVVGADGAHSAVRHSLGVGFPGTPASTMGFLADVRLSRPPARPHNWDLERGSYSVVPLPGGVYRIFGHEPADVGLTPEEAARKQRDLPDEAGLRVLLDRLAGDDFGLTEVLWTSRAGDATRHADRYRVGRVFLAGDAAHVHLPAGGQGLNVGVQDAANLAWKLAAEAAGRAPRRLIDGPQSYDAERRPIAIRLAANTLAQAALMVTFTPGGKALRDLMSDLIGRDGDAAGELRGWLSGLDISYPGNGGLAGQRVPNLPLADHRTLHRALHPDQLTLVTFGAAGSAVPAVRSTAPWHDATAVLVRPDGYAAEAWTSPEPDIAAVLAEWTER is encoded by the coding sequence ATGGAGATCGAGGTCGCGGTGATCGGCGCCGGGCCGGTGGGCATGGCGGCGGCGGCGTTCCTGCACCGCGCGGGGGTCGCGGTGCGAGTGTTCGAGGCGAACCCGGACCGGGTACGGCATTCGAGAGCGACCACCGTCCATCCGCGCACGCTCGAAGTCCTCGACGCGCTCCCGGCCGCGGACGGCTCGCTGGCCGAACGCATGGTCGCGGAAGGAAACCCGGTACCGGCGGCGCATTTCGCGACGCTGCCGAACCGGTTGAGCTACGCCGGGCTGGACACGTCCTTCCCGTTCGTGCTGATGCTCCCCCAGTCGGTCACCGAGCGGCTGCTGGCCGGGTACCTCGCCGAACAGGGCGTCCCGGTCGAATCCGGCTGGCGGCTCGCCGGGCTCGCGCAGGACGAGGACGGCGTCACCCTCCTCTCGGAAACCGGCGACGCCCGGCGCGCCCGCTACGTCGTCGGGGCGGACGGGGCGCACAGCGCGGTCCGGCACTCGCTCGGCGTCGGCTTCCCGGGCACCCCGGCGTCGACGATGGGTTTCCTCGCCGACGTCCGGCTGTCCCGGCCGCCGGCCCGCCCGCACAACTGGGACCTGGAACGCGGTTCCTACAGCGTGGTTCCGCTGCCGGGCGGCGTGTACCGGATATTCGGCCACGAACCCGCCGACGTCGGCCTCACCCCGGAGGAGGCCGCGCGCAAGCAGCGGGACCTTCCGGACGAGGCCGGGCTGCGGGTGCTCCTCGACCGGCTGGCCGGCGACGACTTCGGTCTCACCGAGGTGCTCTGGACCTCGCGGGCGGGCGACGCCACCCGGCACGCCGACCGGTACCGGGTCGGCCGGGTGTTCCTTGCCGGCGACGCCGCGCACGTGCACCTGCCGGCCGGCGGGCAAGGGCTGAACGTCGGCGTGCAGGACGCGGCGAACCTCGCCTGGAAGCTCGCCGCCGAAGCCGCCGGACGCGCCCCTCGGCGGCTGATCGACGGCCCGCAGTCCTACGACGCCGAACGGCGCCCGATCGCGATCCGGCTGGCCGCGAACACCCTGGCGCAGGCGGCTCTGATGGTCACCTTCACGCCCGGCGGGAAAGCGTTGCGCGACTTGATGTCCGACCTCATCGGCCGCGACGGCGACGCGGCGGGCGAACTGCGCGGCTGGCTGTCCGGACTGGACATTTCCTACCCCGGGAACGGCGGTCTCGCCGGACAGCGAGTGCCCAATCTCCCGCTGGCGGATCATCGAACGCTCCATCGGGCACTGCATCCGGACCAGCTGACCCTGGTCACCTTCGGCGCAGCCGGGTCGGCGGTCCCCGCCGTGCGCTCGACGGCGCCGTGGCACGACGCGACCGCCGTCCTCGTCCGGCCGGACGGCTACGCGGCGGAAGCATGGACCAGTCCCGAACCCGACATCGCTGCCGTCCTCGCCGAGTGGACGGAGCGTTGA
- a CDS encoding MFS transporter translates to MGTDTARGRLGILAILCSSILVVAMDNTIVNVALPVIRADLGASINGLQWTVDAYTLVLACFLMLAGATGDRLGRKRVFLTGLVLFGLGSLLCSLAPSIGWLVAARVVQALGGAMLNPVAMSIITNVFPDPGERARAIGVWGSIVGVSLGVGPVLGGVLTESIGWRAIFWVNVPVVVAAVALTARFVPESRAPKPRRPDPLGQLLVIVLLGSVVTAAIEGQRFGWGSPLILALAALSVAALIASIWWELRRREPLVELRFFRSAPFSSATGSAICGLAAFGTFLFLSPLYLQEVRGLSALQSGLMLIPTAVAATVAAPLAGRLVARKGARIPLLAAGAAMTAVAVLLAAAAADTPLWLLGVAYGVFGLGTGLLNPPITNAAVSGMPRSQAGVAAAVASTSRQLGQTLGVAVAGTILAAAAAPLAGYAAAWRAVAGATTLIMVLAVVATTSWAQAGAERVAQRFADEPVAEPAGGPPRPR, encoded by the coding sequence ATGGGCACCGACACCGCACGCGGCCGCCTGGGGATCCTCGCGATCCTCTGCTCGAGCATTCTCGTCGTCGCGATGGACAACACCATCGTCAACGTCGCGCTGCCGGTCATCCGGGCCGACCTCGGCGCCTCGATCAACGGTCTGCAGTGGACAGTCGACGCGTACACCCTGGTGCTCGCGTGTTTCCTGATGCTGGCCGGCGCGACCGGCGACCGGCTGGGCCGCAAACGGGTCTTCCTGACCGGCCTGGTCCTGTTCGGCCTCGGGTCGCTGCTGTGCAGCCTCGCCCCGTCGATCGGCTGGCTCGTCGCCGCCCGGGTGGTGCAGGCGCTCGGCGGCGCGATGCTGAACCCGGTCGCGATGTCCATCATCACGAATGTCTTCCCGGACCCCGGCGAGCGGGCCCGGGCGATCGGGGTGTGGGGGTCGATCGTCGGCGTCTCGCTCGGGGTGGGACCGGTGCTCGGCGGGGTGCTCACCGAAAGCATCGGGTGGCGGGCGATCTTCTGGGTCAACGTCCCGGTGGTCGTCGCGGCCGTGGCGCTGACCGCGCGGTTCGTGCCGGAGTCTCGCGCACCCAAGCCGCGCCGCCCCGATCCGCTCGGCCAGCTGCTGGTGATCGTGCTGCTCGGGTCCGTGGTCACGGCGGCGATCGAGGGACAGCGATTCGGCTGGGGTTCGCCGCTCATCCTGGCCCTGGCGGCGTTGAGCGTCGCCGCGCTGATCGCGTCGATCTGGTGGGAGCTGCGGCGCCGCGAGCCCCTGGTCGAGTTGCGGTTCTTCCGCAGCGCACCATTCTCGTCGGCGACCGGCAGCGCGATCTGCGGGCTGGCCGCGTTCGGTACGTTCCTGTTCCTCTCGCCGCTCTATCTCCAGGAGGTGCGCGGTCTTTCCGCCCTGCAATCCGGCCTGATGCTGATCCCGACCGCGGTCGCCGCCACCGTCGCCGCGCCGCTGGCCGGCCGCTTGGTCGCGCGGAAGGGCGCACGGATTCCGTTGCTGGCAGCCGGAGCCGCGATGACCGCGGTCGCGGTGCTGCTCGCGGCAGCGGCGGCGGACACTCCGTTGTGGCTGCTCGGAGTCGCGTACGGGGTGTTCGGATTGGGGACTGGGCTGCTGAACCCGCCGATCACGAACGCCGCGGTCAGCGGGATGCCGCGCTCGCAGGCCGGGGTCGCCGCGGCGGTCGCGTCGACCTCGAGGCAGCTAGGGCAAACACTCGGCGTCGCCGTCGCCGGAACGATCCTCGCCGCCGCAGCCGCCCCGCTGGCCGGTTACGCGGCCGCTTGGCGGGCGGTCGCCGGGGCCACGACGCTGATCATGGTCCTGGCCGTGGTCGCGACGACCAGCTGGGCACAGGCCGGAGCGGAGCGGGTAGCCCAGCGATTCGCAGACGAGCCAGTCGCCGAGCCAGCAGGCGGGCCGCCCCGCCCCCGCTAA
- a CDS encoding TetR family transcriptional regulator, with translation MPTERAPRKRDAAATKAALLDAASALFAERGFDRTTVRDIATQAGVNQALLFRYFGSKDALFEHVMAKGGLTQVETTPPEQLFATALRSLLDRDDTSSRSIETYLRSSGTSRADETLRARLDAEYTRALAGLTDEPDAELRADLAMAWLLGIGLVRSITRKEPLATASAEDIEKLIAPAVRTLLERCR, from the coding sequence ATGCCTACTGAGCGGGCGCCGCGCAAGCGTGATGCCGCGGCGACGAAAGCGGCGCTCCTCGACGCTGCCTCGGCCCTTTTCGCGGAGCGTGGCTTCGACCGCACGACGGTGCGTGACATCGCCACGCAAGCCGGCGTCAATCAGGCGCTGCTCTTCCGCTACTTCGGCAGCAAGGATGCTCTTTTCGAGCATGTCATGGCGAAGGGCGGGCTGACCCAGGTCGAAACCACTCCGCCGGAGCAGCTGTTCGCCACTGCGCTGCGGAGCCTGCTCGACCGCGATGACACCAGCTCTCGGTCCATTGAGACGTACCTGCGCTCGTCCGGCACCAGCCGGGCCGACGAGACCCTCCGTGCACGACTCGACGCCGAGTACACCCGGGCGCTGGCCGGTCTGACCGATGAGCCGGACGCCGAGTTGCGCGCCGATTTGGCGATGGCGTGGCTGTTGGGGATCGGCCTGGTGCGGTCGATCACGCGGAAGGAGCCGCTGGCCACCGCGTCCGCCGAGGACATCGAGAAACTCATCGCGCCTGCCGTGCGCACGCTGTTGGAGCGCTGCCGGTAA
- a CDS encoding YigZ family protein, producing MADRYLSVPAPGLHEIEIRRSRFLCALAPVADEAAAREVIAARRKAEPAARHHCHAFVLGPDGRTQRSSDDGEPAGTAGVPMLEVLRRREVTDTVAVVSRHFGGVLLGAGGLIRAYGQAVSDALDAVGLVEYRRLRLFDVEMDYGRAGRFENDLRSSPYVLHETRFEAAAHFEVGLPPGEESRFAGWLADLTGGEAVAVELGEKWVRG from the coding sequence ATGGCTGATCGTTACCTGTCCGTGCCGGCGCCCGGGCTGCACGAGATCGAAATCCGGCGTTCGCGGTTCCTCTGCGCGCTGGCTCCGGTCGCTGACGAGGCCGCCGCGCGCGAGGTCATCGCGGCTCGTCGGAAGGCCGAACCGGCCGCGCGGCACCATTGCCACGCGTTCGTGCTTGGCCCGGACGGGCGGACCCAGCGCTCCAGCGACGACGGCGAGCCGGCCGGGACCGCGGGCGTCCCGATGCTGGAGGTGCTGCGGCGGCGCGAGGTGACCGACACGGTCGCGGTGGTGTCCCGCCATTTCGGCGGCGTGCTGCTGGGCGCGGGCGGGTTGATCCGGGCGTACGGACAGGCGGTGTCGGACGCGCTCGACGCGGTGGGACTGGTGGAGTACCGGCGGCTGCGGCTGTTCGACGTCGAGATGGACTATGGCCGGGCCGGCCGGTTCGAGAACGACCTGCGGTCCTCGCCCTATGTGCTGCACGAGACCCGCTTCGAGGCGGCGGCGCACTTCGAGGTCGGCCTGCCGCCCGGCGAAGAGAGCCGTTTCGCCGGCTGGCTCGCGGACCTCACCGGCGGCGAGGCGGTCGCGGTCGAACTGGGGGAGAAGTGGGTGCGCGGCTAG
- the gltB gene encoding glutamate synthase large subunit yields the protein MTHRSSTPATDGLYDPAYEHDACGVAFVADLTGRRDHQIVAKALVALKNLEHRGARGAEPDTGDGAGLLIQVPDAFYREVAGFELPAEGRYAVGTAFLPRDEKRRGRAMTTIERIAAEEDMRVVGWRELPVDTAHCGPTAAQSMPHFTQLFLAGRKNNIDGLALERAAFCVRKRVEHELADDSEEGGVYFPSLSSRTIVYKGMLTEPQVEKFFLDLTDERVTSAIGLVHSRFSTNTFPSWPLAHPYRYVAHNGEINTLKGNRNWMDAREALLQTDLIPGDLKRIYPVITRGASDSASFDEVLELLHLGGRSLPHSVLMMIPEAWENHQEMDPARRAFYEFHSTLMEPWDGPALVAFTDGAQIGAVLDRNGLRPGRYWVTDDGLVVLASEVGVLELDQAKIVRKGRLEPGRMFLVDTVAGRIVEDEEIKGQLAAEHPYDEWVDAGLLRLDQLPERDREVPLHAALVRRQQAFGYTEEELEAILEPMARTGAEPIGSMGNDSPLASISSGSRPLFDYFIQLFAQVTNPPLDAIREELVTALGTQIGAEPNLLAADASSCRRIVLSFPVLDNDQLAKLVHVNDDGDLPEFQAVTVMGRYNVHGGGEALLQRLDEIRAEVSEAIEDGARLIVLSDRGVDADHAPIPSLLLTGAVHHHLVREKTRTQVGLIVEAGDAREVHHIALLVGYGVAAVNPYLAMATVEEMAHQGLIPGVTPKQATANLIKALGKGVRKTMSKMGVSTVASYTGAQIFEAVGLGAEVIDTCFTGTTSRLGGVGFDTLAEEVALRHRRAFPADGVRASHRELETGADYQWRREGEPHLFNPTTVFKLQHSTRSGRYDVFKEYTQAVNDQSEKLLTLRGLFDFKYGERQPVPIEEVEPVSEIVKRFATGAISYGSISMEMHQTLAIAMNRLGGKSNTGEGGEDPERLYDPERRSAVKQVASGRFGVTSEYLVNSDDIQIKMAQGAKPGEGGQLPGGKVYPWIAKTRHSTPGVGLISPPPHHDIYSIEDLAQLIHDLKNANPAARIHVKLVSEVGVGTVAAGVSKAHADVVLISGHDGGTGASPLSSIKHAGGPWELGLAETQQTLLANRLRDRIVVQTDGQLKTGRDVVIAMLLGAEEFGFATAPLVVSGCIMMRVCHLDTCPVGVATQNPKLREKFSGKAEYVVNFFEFIAQEVREYLAELGFRSIEEAVGHAELLDKRKAVYHWKAAGLDLSPIFHVPELPPRAARHQTVTQDHGLEKALDNTLIQLAEGALSSGDKVRLELPVRNVNRTVGTMLGSELTKKWGGEGLPDDTIDVTFTGTAGQSFGAFLPKGITLRLFGDGNDYVGKGLSGGRIVVRPPKESPIVAEHHIIAGNVIAYGATSGEIFLRGQVGERFCVRNSGALAVVEGVGDHGAEYMTGGRIVVLGGIGRNFAAGMSGGVAYVLDLPAHRVNPEMVDIDPLDAEDTDFLRETIEKHYNETESAVARALLADWDSAVDRFGKVMPKDYKRVLAAQVAAERDGRDVNEAIMEAAHG from the coding sequence GTGACCCACCGTTCCAGCACCCCGGCCACTGACGGCCTCTACGACCCCGCTTACGAGCACGATGCCTGCGGGGTGGCGTTCGTCGCCGACCTGACCGGCCGCCGCGATCATCAGATCGTGGCGAAAGCCCTGGTCGCCCTGAAGAATCTGGAACATCGCGGCGCACGCGGGGCGGAACCGGACACCGGAGACGGCGCGGGGCTGCTGATCCAGGTGCCGGATGCGTTCTACCGCGAGGTCGCCGGTTTCGAGCTGCCCGCCGAGGGGCGCTACGCCGTCGGCACCGCTTTCCTGCCGCGGGACGAAAAGCGCCGCGGCCGCGCCATGACCACCATCGAGCGGATCGCCGCCGAGGAGGACATGCGCGTGGTGGGCTGGCGCGAACTGCCGGTCGACACCGCGCACTGCGGGCCGACCGCGGCGCAGAGCATGCCGCACTTCACCCAGCTTTTCCTGGCCGGGCGCAAGAACAACATCGACGGTCTCGCCCTCGAACGCGCCGCCTTCTGCGTGCGCAAGCGCGTCGAGCACGAGCTGGCCGACGACAGCGAAGAAGGCGGGGTCTACTTCCCGTCCCTGTCTTCGCGCACGATCGTCTACAAAGGAATGCTCACCGAGCCGCAGGTCGAGAAGTTCTTCCTGGACCTCACCGACGAGCGCGTGACGAGCGCGATCGGCCTGGTGCACTCCCGGTTCTCCACCAACACGTTCCCGTCGTGGCCGCTGGCGCACCCGTACCGCTACGTGGCGCACAACGGCGAGATCAACACGCTCAAGGGCAACCGCAACTGGATGGACGCCCGCGAAGCGCTGCTGCAGACCGACCTGATCCCCGGCGACCTCAAGCGGATCTACCCGGTCATCACCCGCGGCGCGAGCGACTCGGCGTCCTTCGACGAGGTGCTCGAACTGCTGCACCTCGGCGGCCGGTCGCTGCCGCACTCGGTGCTGATGATGATCCCGGAAGCGTGGGAGAACCATCAGGAAATGGACCCCGCGCGCCGGGCGTTCTACGAGTTCCACTCCACGCTCATGGAGCCGTGGGACGGTCCCGCGCTGGTGGCGTTCACCGACGGCGCGCAGATCGGCGCGGTGCTCGACCGCAACGGCCTGCGCCCCGGCCGCTACTGGGTGACCGACGACGGGCTCGTGGTGCTCGCCAGCGAGGTCGGCGTGCTCGAACTGGACCAGGCCAAGATCGTCCGGAAGGGACGGCTGGAGCCGGGCCGGATGTTCCTCGTCGACACCGTCGCCGGGCGGATCGTCGAGGACGAGGAAATCAAGGGCCAGCTGGCCGCCGAGCACCCCTACGACGAATGGGTCGACGCCGGGCTGCTCCGCCTGGACCAGCTGCCCGAGCGCGACCGCGAGGTGCCGCTGCACGCCGCGCTCGTGCGCCGGCAGCAAGCGTTCGGCTACACCGAGGAAGAGCTGGAAGCCATCCTCGAACCGATGGCCCGCACCGGTGCCGAGCCGATCGGGTCGATGGGCAACGATTCGCCACTGGCCTCGATTTCGTCCGGTTCGCGGCCGTTGTTCGACTACTTCATCCAGCTGTTCGCCCAGGTGACCAACCCGCCGCTGGACGCCATCCGCGAGGAACTGGTCACCGCGCTCGGCACGCAGATCGGCGCCGAGCCGAACCTGCTGGCCGCGGACGCGTCGTCGTGCCGCCGGATCGTGCTGTCGTTCCCGGTGCTGGACAACGACCAGCTGGCCAAGCTGGTGCACGTCAACGACGACGGCGACCTGCCGGAGTTCCAGGCGGTCACCGTGATGGGCCGGTACAACGTGCACGGCGGCGGCGAGGCGCTGCTGCAGCGCCTCGACGAGATCCGCGCCGAAGTGTCCGAGGCGATCGAGGACGGCGCGCGGCTGATCGTGCTGTCCGATCGCGGGGTCGACGCCGACCACGCGCCGATCCCGTCGCTGCTGCTCACCGGCGCGGTGCACCACCACCTGGTGCGGGAGAAGACGCGCACCCAGGTCGGCCTCATCGTGGAGGCGGGCGACGCGCGCGAGGTGCACCACATCGCACTGCTGGTCGGCTACGGCGTGGCCGCGGTGAACCCGTACCTCGCGATGGCGACCGTCGAGGAAATGGCGCACCAGGGCCTCATCCCGGGCGTGACTCCCAAGCAGGCCACCGCGAACCTGATCAAGGCGCTCGGCAAGGGCGTCCGCAAGACGATGTCCAAGATGGGCGTCTCGACGGTGGCCTCCTACACCGGCGCGCAGATCTTCGAGGCGGTCGGCCTCGGCGCCGAAGTGATCGACACCTGTTTCACCGGAACCACTTCGCGCCTCGGCGGCGTCGGCTTCGACACCCTCGCCGAGGAGGTCGCGCTGCGGCACCGGCGGGCGTTCCCGGCCGACGGCGTCCGCGCCAGCCACCGCGAGCTGGAGACCGGCGCGGACTACCAGTGGCGGCGCGAAGGCGAGCCGCACCTGTTCAACCCGACCACGGTGTTCAAACTGCAGCACTCGACGCGGTCCGGACGGTACGACGTCTTCAAGGAGTACACGCAGGCGGTCAACGACCAGTCCGAGAAGCTGCTGACGCTGCGCGGGTTGTTCGACTTCAAGTACGGCGAGCGGCAGCCGGTGCCGATCGAAGAGGTCGAGCCGGTTTCGGAGATCGTGAAGCGGTTCGCCACCGGCGCCATCTCCTACGGCTCGATCTCGATGGAGATGCACCAGACGCTGGCGATCGCGATGAACCGCCTGGGCGGCAAGTCGAACACCGGCGAGGGCGGCGAGGACCCGGAGCGGCTCTACGACCCCGAGCGCCGGTCTGCGGTCAAGCAGGTCGCCAGCGGCCGGTTCGGCGTCACCAGCGAGTACCTGGTGAACTCCGACGACATCCAGATCAAGATGGCGCAGGGCGCGAAGCCCGGCGAGGGCGGGCAGCTGCCCGGCGGCAAGGTGTACCCGTGGATCGCGAAGACCCGGCACTCCACGCCGGGCGTCGGGCTGATCTCGCCGCCGCCGCACCACGACATCTACTCCATCGAGGACCTGGCGCAGCTGATCCACGACCTCAAGAACGCCAACCCGGCCGCCCGCATCCACGTGAAGCTGGTATCCGAGGTCGGCGTCGGCACGGTCGCCGCGGGCGTGTCCAAGGCGCACGCGGACGTGGTGCTGATCTCCGGCCACGACGGGGGCACCGGCGCCTCGCCGCTGTCCTCGATCAAGCACGCGGGCGGCCCCTGGGAGCTGGGCTTGGCGGAAACGCAGCAGACGCTGCTCGCCAACCGGCTGCGCGACCGGATCGTGGTGCAGACCGACGGCCAGCTCAAGACCGGCCGCGACGTCGTCATCGCGATGCTGCTCGGGGCCGAGGAGTTCGGCTTCGCGACGGCGCCGTTGGTGGTGTCCGGCTGCATCATGATGCGCGTCTGCCACCTGGACACCTGCCCGGTCGGCGTCGCGACGCAGAACCCGAAGCTGCGCGAGAAGTTCAGCGGCAAGGCCGAGTACGTGGTGAACTTCTTCGAGTTCATCGCCCAAGAGGTCCGCGAGTACCTGGCCGAGCTGGGTTTCCGGTCCATCGAGGAAGCCGTCGGGCACGCCGAGCTGCTCGACAAGCGCAAGGCGGTGTACCACTGGAAGGCGGCCGGGCTCGACTTGTCGCCGATCTTCCACGTGCCCGAGCTGCCCCCGCGCGCGGCGCGGCACCAGACCGTGACGCAGGACCACGGCCTGGAGAAGGCGCTGGACAACACGCTGATCCAGCTCGCCGAGGGCGCGCTGTCCTCGGGTGACAAGGTGCGGCTGGAACTGCCGGTGCGCAACGTCAACCGCACCGTCGGCACCATGCTCGGCTCCGAACTCACGAAGAAGTGGGGCGGCGAGGGCCTGCCGGACGACACCATCGACGTCACCTTCACCGGCACCGCCGGCCAGTCGTTCGGCGCGTTCCTGCCGAAGGGCATCACGCTGCGGCTGTTCGGCGACGGCAACGACTATGTCGGCAAGGGCCTGTCCGGCGGGCGGATCGTGGTGCGGCCGCCGAAGGAATCCCCGATCGTCGCGGAGCACCACATCATCGCGGGCAACGTGATCGCCTACGGCGCGACCAGTGGCGAGATCTTCCTGCGCGGCCAGGTCGGAGAACGGTTCTGCGTGCGCAACTCGGGCGCGCTGGCCGTCGTCGAAGGCGTGGGCGACCACGGCGCGGAGTACATGACCGGCGGCCGGATCGTCGTGCTGGGCGGGATCGGCCGCAACTTCGCGGCCGGGATGTCCGGCGGCGTCGCGTACGTGCTGGACCTGCCGGCGCACCGGGTCAACCCGGAGATGGTCGACATCGACCCGCTGGACGCCGAGGACACCGATTTCCTCCGCGAAACCATCGAAAAGCACTACAACGAAACGGAATCCGCCGTCGCGCGGGCCTTGCTGGCGGACTGGGACAGCGCGGTCGACCGGTTCGGCAAGGTCATGCCGAAGGACTACAAGCGCGTCCTCGCCGCTCAGGTGGCGGCGGAACGCGACGGGCGGGACGTGAACGAGGCGATCATGGAGGCAGCTCATGGCTGA